A region of Pseudorasbora parva isolate DD20220531a chromosome 14, ASM2467924v1, whole genome shotgun sequence DNA encodes the following proteins:
- the LOC137040764 gene encoding uncharacterized protein, producing MLGIHRKLLDQQHLEEDQRTLFRYFCEAILVLRYFQRPEAVMAFKASDWINKTNVDGRIHMEVQSTKQSATFSITEEDSAMLDTYFQKIRPGCLQDSVDDQGRFFLSKQGLPVGNVTNDLRRLHEQYDLPSFSSQQARRAQSTLACSSSDEPANERRGRKQKRGRGAADQDDRDFGAFLLQFPAEASSRPPTKKKRTAAGFPSDRVFYDRWRSLQLAKREEHLLSQCSRRPPTVSKVSLLIQKEGWTGNCPRPQDVVAKWRPVTRVQVETDPRIITMVQNQKWTGLALKDFGAKGHGVVATKAFAMGSIVCDYHGKVITGAEGRKLVKSINGDIDYLFFFHYGGQDLCVDAETFPCECHPTENTMGRKINHSSKRANLRPVHCMMNFPGGQRDVILFQAKRDIRVCEELLIDYGVKRKSF from the exons ATGCTGGGCATCCACAGGAAGCTCCTGGACCAGCAGCATTTGGAAGAAGACCAAAGGACGCTGTTTCGGTACTTCTGCGAAGCCATCTTGGTCCTGAGGTACTTCCAGCGACCAGAAGCAGTGATGGCATTTAAA GCTTCAGACTGGATCAACAAGACAAATGTTGATGGCCGAATTCACATGGAGGTGCAATCCACAAAGCAGAGTGCAACATTTTCCATCACAGAGGAGGACTCTGCT ATGCTGGACACATACTTCCAGAAGATTCGTCCAGGATGTCTGCAGGACAGTGTGGACGACCAGGGCAGATTTTTCCTGTCCAAACAAGGGCTGCCAGTTGGCAACGTAACAAACGACCTCAGGCGTCTGCATGAACA GTACGATTTGCCAAGCTTTTCGAGCCAGCAAGCCAGAAGAGCCCAAAGTACTTTGGCATG CTCTTCTTCTGACGAGCCGGCCAACGAGAGGAGAGGTCGGAAACAGAAGAGAGGCAGAGGCGCAGCTGACCAGGATGACAGGGACTTTGGAGCGTTTCTCCTGCAGTTTCCAGCGGAGGCGAGCAGCCGCCCACCCACGAAAAAGAAGAGGACCGCTGCAGGGTTTCCATCTGACAGAGTGTTCTATGACAGGTGGAGGTCTTTGCAGCTTGCCAAACGGGAGGAGCACCTCTTGT CCCAGTGTTCAAGGCGCCCCCCGACTGTCAGCAAGGTGTCACTGCTGATCCAAAAAGAGGGCTGGACTGGCAACTGTCCTCGACCCCAGGATGTAGTGGCTAAGTGGAGACCCGTCACTAGGGTGCAGGTGGAGACGGATCCAAGGATCATCACTATGGTCCAGAACCAAAAGTGGACAGGCCTGGCCCTCAAGGACTTTGGTGCAAAAGGACATG GAGTTGTTGCCACCAAAGCCTTTGCCATGGGCTCCATCGTTTGTGATTACCATGGCAAGGTAATCACAGGAGCAGAGGGCCGGAAGTTGGTTAAGTCCATCAACGGTGACATAGACTACCTTTTCTTTTTCCACTATGGTGGCCAGGACCTCTGTGTGGACGCTGAGACTTTCCCTTGCGAGTGTCACCCAACAGAAAACACCATGGGCCGGAAGATCAACCATTCCTCCAAGAGAGCAAACCTGAGGCCGGTCCACTGCATGATGAACTTTCCTGGAGGACAGAGGGATGTGATTCTGTTCCAGGCAAAGAGAGACATTCGTGTGTGCGAAGAGCTGCTGATTGACTACGGCGTCAAACGCAAGTCTTTTTGA